The following are from one region of the Trichoderma breve strain T069 chromosome 5, whole genome shotgun sequence genome:
- a CDS encoding transcription initiation factor TFIID 23-30kDa subunit domain-containing protein, giving the protein MDSDAPENVEKQIAPENGPSDAVPDPIAPAGQDLSKLPTRKDVSLREFLNKIDDYAPIIPDAVTHYYMTKAGLPPPPQTDPRLARLLALATQKFIADVAADAYQYSRIRASSNTNNPMGTLGAAAGFPIPGQQSGQPGTKDQGKGGPLGIQRPGFGGGGQGGSQNRTVLTMEDLGMAVGEYGVNVKRSEFYR; this is encoded by the exons ATGGACAGCGACGCGCCGGAAAACGTCGAGAAGCAGATTGCCCCCGAAAACGGGCCCAGCGACGCCGTGCCCGATCCCATAGCGCCCGCTGGCCAGGATCTGAGCAAACTGCCCACGCGAAAGGACGTTTCCCTGCGAGAGTTTCTCAATAAGATTGATGATTATGCCCCCATC ATTCCGGATGCAGTGACGCACTACTACATGACCAAAGCTggtcttcctcctcctccccagACAGATCCTCGTCTCGCCCGTCTTCTCGCGCTCGCCACGCAAAAGTTCATTGCCGACGTCGCGGCCGACGCGTATCAGTACAGCCGCATCCGCGCGTCCAGCAACACAAACAACCCCATGGGCACTCTCGGCGCCGCAGCTGGATTCCCGATCCCTGGCCAGCAGTCCGGCCAGCCGGGCACCAAGGATCAGGGCAAAGGCGGACCCTTGGGTATCCAGCGACCGGGTTTTGGAGGTGGTGGCCAGGGAGGAAGCCAGAACAGGACGGTGTTGACGATGGAGGATCTGGGAATGGCGGTTGGCGAGTATGGCGTCAATGTCAAGAGAAGCGAGTTTTACCGATGA
- a CDS encoding ribosomal protein s19 domain-containing protein → MLPTRALLKRSVWKGPNLVPLSIVFPKGPNDKVPPVRTQARSATILPNFVGLNFEIHNGKDYHQVTITEDMVGHKLGEFAP, encoded by the exons ATGCTGCCCACTCGAGCGCTTCTCAAGCGCTCTGTTTGGAAAG GGCCAAACCTCGTCCC CCtttccatcgtcttcccCAAGGGACCCAACGATAAAGTCCCTCCCGTCCGAACACAGGCTCGCTCAGCGACCATCCTGCCAAACTTTGTCGGCCTCAACTTTGAGATTCACAATGGCAAAGATTACCACCAGGTGACGATTACAGAGGACATGGTGGGACACAAGCTGGGAGAATTTGCGCCGTGA
- a CDS encoding short chain dehydrogenase domain-containing protein, which translates to MPSYLVTGASRGLGYGMIKVLASDPLNKVIGLVRDAAATRARLSTDNVSNVHIVAADITDDKALKEAAEETKRFLGDAGLDVLINNAAYVSKATELKNFKDFEHDVPAVLKDAQQSFEINVVGVLKTIYAFLPLVREGKLKKIVGISSGMGDIEFINSLRLANAAPYAVSKAALTTMFAKFNAAYQDEGLLFFTICPGLVDTAEVSSDDSLRLQAIMAKFNDYAPGFKAMDPVTAAESSLAAVARSSLETGHGGSFLSHNGTKRWM; encoded by the exons ATGCCTAGCTACCTTGTAACTGGCGCAAGCAGAGGACTTGGT TATGGCATGATTAAGGTTCTGGCATCAGATCCCCTCAACAAAGTTATTGGACTTGTTCGAGACGCAGCCGCTACTCGAGCGCGCCTAAGCACCGACAACGTATCCAACGTACACATTGTAGCCGCAGACATCACCGATGACAAAGCCTTGaaagaggctgcagaggaaaCAAAGCGCTTCCTTGGAGACGCAGGATTGGATGTCCTGATTAACAATGCCGCGTACGTGAGCAAAGCCACGGAATTGAAAAACTTCAAGGACTT CGAACATGACGTGCCAGCCGTCTTGAAAGATGCGCAGCAGAGCTTCGAGATTAATGTTGTGGGCGTCCTCAAAACCATCTATGCTTTCCTTCCACTGGTCCGAGAAGGCaaattgaagaagattgtaGGAATATCGAGTGGTATGGGAGATATCG AATTTATAAACAGCCTCAGACTCGCCAACGCCGCTCCCTACGCCGTCAGCAAAGCCGCTTTGACCACCATGTTTGCAAAATTCAACGCGGCCTATCAAGATGAAGGGCTCTTGTTCTTTACCATATGTCCTGGTCTCGTCGACACCGCAGAGG TATCAAGCGATGACTCATTGCGTTTACAGGCAATCATGGCCAAATTTAACGATTATGCGCCAGGCTTTAAGGCGATGGACCCAGTTACTGCTGCGGAgagctctttggcggctGTTGCTCGCTCGTCATTAGAGACGGGGCATGGAGGCTCGTTTCTCAGCCATAACGGGACTAAGAGATGGATGTAG
- a CDS encoding saccharopine dehydrogenase NADP binding domain-containing protein: MADFMIYGATGYTGRLASEYSKSIGLNPVVAGRSSDRVKQLADSLGFAYRTFDVNDRQAIDDGLRGIRVLLSCAGPFARTAEPLMDACIRSGVHYLDVSAELVSYQLAEQKNDEARAANVMLLPGCGGSVAMLGCLAGHAIKSINKVTSIDVALFVAGTISRGSAISTAEGVTAECLQRQNGQLIEQNVQDSAEFDFDDGKGSVSCFPVTLPDLLTIWKSTNTPNIKTFVHVSGGAFPTGDLAALPDGPTAEQRKENRYHAAVVAKGDDGAIKRAVLHTPNGYDFTSVACIEAARRVLDGKAKGGFQTPASTFGSDFVTSILGSTLKDM, from the coding sequence ATGGCCGACTTCATGATCTACGGAGCCACGGGTTACACCGGCCGCCTAGCAAGCGAATACTCGAAAAGCATCGGTCTCAATCCTGTGGTagctggaagaagcagcgaCCGCGTTAAGCAACTCGCTGATTCGCTTGGGTTTGCATATCGCACATTCGACGTCAATGATCGTCAAGCCATAGACGATGGTTTACGAGGCATTCGTGTGCTACTAAGTTGTGCCGGGCCGTTTGCACGTACCGCCGAGCCTCTGATGGATGCTTGCATAAGATCTGGAGTACACTATCTCGACGTATCTGCTGAACTCGTTAGCTACCAATTGGCGGAACAGAAGAACGACGAAGCAAGAGCCGCAAATGTTATGCTTTTGCCAGGGTGTGGCGGCAGCGTGGCAATGCTTGGCTGCTTAGCTGGACATGCTATCAAAAGTATTAACAAGGTGACCAGCATTGATGTTGCCCTGTTCGTCGCCGGAACAATTTCGCGAGGTTCAGCAATCAGCACAGCGGAAGGCGTAACAGCTGAGTGCTTACAGAGACAAAATGGTCAATTGATCGAGCAGAATGTCCAAGATTCGGCTGaatttgactttgacgatggGAAGGGCTCCGTCAGCTGCTTTCCAGTGACGCTTCCAGACCTGCTCACTATATGGAAGTCTACCAATACCCCCAACATCAAGACCTTTGTTCATGTGTCTGGCGGTGCTTTTCCGACGGGGGATTTAGCAGCTCTGCCAGATGGCCCAACGGCGGAGCAGAGGAAAGAAAATCGATATCATGCTGCTGTGGTTGCtaagggagatgatggggCCATCAAGAGGGCCGTTCTTCACACGCCCAATGGATACGATTTTACGTCTGTGGCTTGTATTGAGGCTGCGAGAAGGGTTTTGGATGGAAAGGCTAAGGGAGGATTTCAGACGCCGGCCAGTACTTTTGGCAGCGACTTTGTAACCTCTATTCTAGGATCTACGCTGAAAGATATGTAA